The Bacteroidota bacterium genome includes a region encoding these proteins:
- a CDS encoding transglutaminase family protein, translating into MSNTNEIAALISLLDDNDPEVFDHVAEKLLSLGPVVIDKLEDAYTSIPNPVMQERIEEIIHKIQFSEVEKDFEQWVQFESTDLLKGIMIVTRHQYAELDEEQLLKTISRIQKDIWIGINSYLSPLEQMNVVNQALFSHYQFLGLQNNDDELRYMYLNNVLDAFKGNHFSIGLLYLVLCQQLDLPVYGVRLNTHFILVRTKDYITDFEDTENNKEEVLFYINPYNKGLAFSDREIKNYLQKLDIEASDKYFLPASNKNIIKEYIQYLMRLHDKPNDQWKLDDLRKLEGLCEEGEE; encoded by the coding sequence TTGAGCAACACGAACGAAATAGCTGCATTAATTTCTCTTCTGGACGATAACGATCCTGAAGTATTCGATCATGTGGCAGAGAAACTACTTTCTCTCGGGCCGGTGGTGATCGATAAGTTGGAGGATGCATATACTTCTATTCCGAATCCGGTGATGCAGGAGAGGATAGAGGAGATCATTCATAAAATTCAATTTTCGGAAGTAGAAAAAGATTTTGAGCAGTGGGTGCAATTTGAGAGCACCGATCTTTTGAAAGGCATAATGATAGTTACGCGACATCAATACGCCGAACTCGATGAAGAACAATTATTAAAAACAATTTCCCGCATTCAAAAAGATATCTGGATAGGAATTAATTCTTATTTATCGCCACTCGAACAAATGAATGTGGTGAATCAGGCTTTATTTTCCCATTATCAATTTTTAGGATTACAAAATAATGATGATGAATTGCGTTACATGTATCTCAACAATGTTTTAGATGCATTTAAAGGAAATCATTTTTCGATAGGATTATTATATTTGGTTTTATGTCAGCAATTAGACCTGCCCGTTTACGGAGTGCGCCTAAACACCCATTTCATCCTAGTCCGCACCAAAGATTATATAACAGATTTTGAAGATACCGAAAACAATAAAGAAGAAGTTTTATTCTACATAAATCCCTACAACAAGGGCTTAGCCTTCAGCGACCGCGAAATAAAAAATTATCTCCAAAAACTGGATATCGAAGCCAGTGATAAATATTTTCTACCTGCATCGAATAAGAATATTATTAAAGAATATATCCAATATTTAATGCGCCTGCATGACAAACCCAATGATCAGTGGAAGTTGGATGATTTGAGGAAGTTGGAGGGGTTGTGTGAGGAAGGGGAGGAGTAG
- a CDS encoding GNAT family N-acetyltransferase, with translation MTIRSATIKDLEALHAIEIACFPPNQAASFETLERRLNIFPQHFWLIEEDGKVIGFINGMITDYDTVQDIMFKNATLHNENGSWQSVFGLAVAPLYQKKGYARMLLDHLIEFSRKNNRKGITLTCEKHLIPYYEKAGFINAGLSASVHGGDVFYDMQKVL, from the coding sequence ATGACCATCCGTAGTGCAACAATAAAAGACCTCGAAGCTCTTCATGCAATCGAAATAGCTTGCTTCCCCCCAAATCAAGCAGCAAGTTTCGAGACTTTGGAGCGCAGACTGAATATTTTTCCGCAACACTTTTGGTTAATCGAGGAAGATGGAAAAGTAATAGGTTTTATTAATGGCATGATCACCGATTACGATACCGTTCAAGACATCATGTTCAAAAATGCAACACTACACAATGAAAACGGAAGCTGGCAATCGGTTTTCGGATTAGCAGTTGCGCCGTTATATCAAAAAAAGGGTTATGCGCGCATGTTATTGGATCATCTCATTGAATTTTCGCGAAAAAATAACAGAAAAGGCATCACACTTACCTGTGAAAAACATCTTATCCCCTACTATGAAAAAGCGGGATTTATAAATGCAGGATTATCTGCTTCCGTGCATGGAGGTGATGTTTTTTATGATATGCAAAAGGTGCTATAA
- a CDS encoding T9SS type A sorting domain-containing protein produces the protein MKTPLLILLFYLGFHSAISQTTFNKTYDFDSLENIIYTAMPADDGYILIGNGHDHDPWCWRIELAKIDWEGNIIWSKMYGEPGVDFAPWFWADEFPDGSIGFAGLRASGDSSDIYIFKFDPDTGDSLFSKIVDIEGEQQGACIRGLENGDMIISAFTSDPMQRIFFIKTDSLGNVIWENDYSAGGALDWCGYFDMNSANLITYVSLYDPCGYGFRMNEIDTSGATVYTSVIGDGCVTLSKRSINEGFLVWGVYSLDYYQSYIARLDMNLDSIWNYRTSIRDDSIGFIEGQVDFSGYEELEDGSIVGAGFYETYDNYGYHAFISKTNAEGEELWIRQYATDQNHTEGWTYNLLAADDGGFLLSGTGDGPPLDELGHPNQNFWALKLDSMGCLIPGCDSLDVAIFELPSDEAGLLIYPNPVSSEAIVQITFPNPQELNQLEIKLFDISGRCVLSYPVDDVVIDGDKMRFGFQRGNLVAGIYLMEINSGGELVGGGKVILR, from the coding sequence ATGAAAACACCTTTACTCATACTTTTGTTTTATTTGGGATTTCATTCTGCGATATCTCAAACAACTTTTAATAAAACGTACGACTTTGATTCGCTTGAGAATATCATATATACTGCCATGCCGGCTGATGATGGTTATATTTTAATAGGGAATGGCCACGATCATGATCCATGGTGTTGGCGGATAGAACTTGCAAAAATAGATTGGGAGGGAAATATAATTTGGAGCAAAATGTATGGTGAACCCGGAGTGGATTTTGCACCCTGGTTTTGGGCAGATGAATTTCCGGATGGCTCCATAGGATTTGCGGGTTTACGTGCCTCCGGTGACAGCTCAGATATCTATATTTTCAAATTTGATCCGGATACAGGCGATTCACTTTTTTCGAAAATTGTTGATATAGAAGGTGAACAGCAAGGAGCATGTATACGGGGACTTGAAAATGGAGATATGATCATTTCCGCTTTCACATCAGATCCCATGCAGCGTATTTTTTTTATTAAAACAGATTCTTTAGGAAATGTCATCTGGGAAAATGACTATTCAGCCGGGGGCGCCTTAGACTGGTGTGGATATTTCGATATGAATAGTGCTAACCTTATAACTTATGTCAGCCTGTATGATCCCTGTGGGTATGGATTCAGAATGAATGAAATTGATACTTCGGGTGCCACGGTTTATACATCGGTGATAGGGGATGGCTGCGTTACGCTTTCAAAAAGATCGATCAACGAGGGATTTCTTGTTTGGGGAGTTTACTCATTAGATTATTATCAGTCTTATATTGCAAGGCTTGATATGAATCTTGATTCTATTTGGAATTATCGAACATCCATTCGTGATGATAGTATTGGATTTATCGAGGGTCAGGTAGATTTTTCCGGGTACGAAGAACTGGAAGATGGAAGTATAGTTGGAGCAGGATTTTATGAAACATACGACAATTATGGTTATCATGCTTTTATTTCGAAGACGAATGCTGAAGGAGAGGAACTCTGGATTCGACAATATGCAACGGATCAAAATCATACGGAGGGATGGACCTATAATTTACTTGCCGCTGATGATGGTGGCTTTTTACTCAGTGGTACAGGAGATGGCCCTCCACTTGACGAATTGGGACATCCAAACCAAAATTTTTGGGCACTCAAACTCGACAGCATGGGTTGCTTAATTCCCGGATGCGATTCACTCGATGTTGCGATCTTTGAATTGCCATCTGATGAGGCGGGTTTACTAATTTATCCTAACCCGGTTTCCTCCGAAGCAATTGTTCAAATCACATTCCCTAATCCACAGGAATTAAATCAACTCGAAATAAAATTGTTTGATATCAGTGGGCGTTGTGTTTTGTCGTATCCTGTTGACGATGTTGTAATTGATGGAGATAAGATGAGGTTTGGGTTTCAGAGAGGTAATTTGGTAGCGGGAATTTATTTGATGGAGATAAATAGTGGTGGAGAGTTGGTTGGTGGGGGGAAGGTGATTTTGAGATGA
- a CDS encoding N-6 DNA methylase: MPNANKFDDYKYLWFEFFNQMITKEQIKSTGATFTPKSLADFLATRITKYISAKNVKALDPACGEGELLISMGEKLSEAGIEFTLTGYDESDQYLSIAKERILQFESGKGNLVQGNFLKAIDLTVDQISLNFFSSEKSNINKTFDVVIANPPYVRTQILGTEQAQELAKKFNLKGRVDLYYPFLIAMTESLKVGGILGVITSNRYLSTKSGESVRKFLSENFEIIELIDLGDTKLFDAAVLPAIFIGRKRKVKKSSPAKFIKLYEELNGYNGILLESESIYDVLASEKSGYFVVGSKKYKKTEGLLKYTISSDVAWEMLSEKEATWVAKIDASTINKVGDFFKVRVGIKSTADSVFISDKWNELGEDKPEEELLKELISQENIEPWGAKDNINLRVLYPHYDKNGTKQTVDIDKFPKAKKYFLSHEERLRSRKYLIEAGRQWFELWVPHRPDFWSLPKLVFPDISLSPRFYFDKGGRIVNGNCYWIVAKDKKDIDKLLLIQGVANSKLMTKYHDLVFNNKLYSGRRRYFTQYVEKYPLPDFNSSVAREIISLVKKLNEAQDKILIGKLENSLEIKVAEAFGVEPVFILD; the protein is encoded by the coding sequence TTGCCGAATGCTAACAAATTTGATGATTATAAGTATCTTTGGTTTGAATTTTTTAATCAGATGATAACCAAGGAACAAATAAAAAGTACTGGAGCAACCTTTACGCCTAAAAGTCTTGCTGATTTCTTGGCTACCAGGATAACCAAATATATTTCTGCAAAAAATGTTAAGGCACTTGACCCCGCATGTGGAGAAGGTGAATTACTAATATCTATGGGAGAAAAACTTTCTGAAGCAGGAATTGAATTTACTTTAACCGGTTATGATGAGAGTGATCAATATCTGAGTATAGCAAAAGAGAGAATATTGCAATTCGAGTCAGGTAAAGGAAATCTTGTTCAGGGTAATTTTTTAAAAGCTATTGATTTAACAGTCGATCAAATATCTCTAAACTTCTTTTCTTCAGAAAAATCAAATATTAATAAGACTTTTGATGTTGTAATTGCAAACCCTCCTTATGTTAGAACGCAAATTTTGGGAACTGAACAAGCGCAGGAACTGGCAAAAAAATTTAATTTAAAAGGCAGAGTCGATTTGTATTATCCATTTTTAATAGCGATGACTGAAAGCCTAAAAGTAGGCGGTATTTTGGGTGTAATTACTTCTAATCGTTATCTTTCTACTAAGAGCGGTGAAAGTGTAAGAAAATTTCTTTCGGAAAATTTTGAAATAATTGAGTTGATTGATTTAGGCGACACCAAGCTGTTTGACGCAGCGGTTTTGCCCGCCATATTTATTGGTCGTAAACGAAAAGTGAAAAAAAGCTCACCTGCTAAATTCATTAAACTATATGAGGAATTAAATGGATATAATGGCATCCTATTAGAATCGGAAAGTATTTACGATGTTTTAGCATCGGAAAAGTCGGGTTATTTTGTAGTGGGTTCCAAAAAATATAAAAAAACTGAGGGACTTTTAAAATACACTATTTCTTCTGATGTTGCTTGGGAAATGTTATCGGAAAAAGAGGCAACTTGGGTGGCAAAAATTGATGCTTCCACAATAAATAAGGTAGGCGATTTTTTTAAAGTTAGGGTAGGTATAAAATCTACAGCCGATTCGGTTTTTATCAGTGATAAGTGGAATGAACTTGGTGAAGACAAGCCAGAAGAGGAACTTTTAAAGGAATTAATTTCTCAGGAAAATATTGAGCCTTGGGGAGCAAAAGATAATATAAATTTGAGAGTTCTTTATCCTCATTACGATAAAAATGGCACAAAACAAACAGTAGATATTGATAAATTTCCAAAAGCAAAAAAATATTTCCTCTCACACGAAGAAAGATTGCGATCAAGAAAATATTTAATTGAAGCCGGTAGACAATGGTTTGAATTATGGGTTCCACATAGACCTGATTTCTGGAGTCTTCCGAAATTGGTATTTCCGGATATAAGTTTAAGCCCAAGATTTTATTTTGATAAAGGGGGCAGAATTGTAAATGGTAATTGTTATTGGATTGTTGCCAAAGATAAAAAGGACATTGATAAATTATTGTTGATTCAAGGTGTTGCTAATTCAAAATTGATGACTAAGTATCACGATTTAGTTTTTAATAATAAATTATACTCAGGAAGAAGAAGGTATTTTACACAATACGTTGAAAAATATCCACTTCCAGATTTTAATTCCTCTGTCGCGAGGGAAATTATCTCACTAGTAAAGAAATTGAATGAGGCTCAAGATAAAATACTGATAGGTAAGCTAGAAAATAGTCTTGAAATAAAAGTTGCAGAAGCATTTGGTGTTGAACCAGTTTTTATTTTGGATTAA
- a CDS encoding nuclease — MNKEFKIPPSSVTLLTDPTTLTSYLSELVGKPFAITGKTRTDGSNIRKLIAAILEKHNLPESAEIDQFEIVPPKGKGVPKITREFIDTYIVTSGNSYNLQVWNRIPAAETLLIKYESGESLKCTDVRFIFVRIDTEKSIIASVIILTPNYIVENFGKFGQPTIKHQLLISRKVRKDIFDSEDKILSFPDSEKLSYHIRHDYTPPKSGMVEEPDIKNLFSISLLKKMVAEKLIGFKLNAAATKNRGQALEKKTLDLLGYQGKETDLLYGAFPDIRNQLLEVKVQDSPTVDLGKFSPEKEEIIITALNLTTFDVRYLIALTNPQTEIIEGIILCPGEKLGEIFSYVSAESYKCQRAIPMSFFEKHYGKCLFNPK; from the coding sequence ATGAACAAAGAATTTAAAATACCACCAAGTTCTGTAACTCTGCTTACAGATCCCACAACTCTTACCAGTTACTTATCAGAACTTGTTGGAAAACCATTTGCAATAACAGGTAAAACTCGAACAGACGGATCAAATATTCGAAAGCTAATTGCAGCGATATTAGAAAAACATAATCTGCCGGAATCTGCTGAAATAGACCAGTTTGAAATAGTACCACCAAAAGGAAAAGGAGTTCCAAAAATAACAAGAGAATTTATTGACACTTATATAGTTACAAGTGGCAACTCATATAACCTACAGGTTTGGAATAGAATTCCTGCAGCTGAAACTTTGCTTATTAAGTACGAATCGGGAGAAAGTCTTAAATGCACAGATGTCAGATTTATTTTTGTACGAATTGATACTGAAAAAAGCATAATTGCATCGGTTATTATACTTACTCCAAATTATATAGTAGAAAATTTTGGAAAATTCGGACAACCAACTATAAAACATCAACTTTTGATCTCGAGGAAGGTTCGAAAAGATATTTTTGATAGTGAGGACAAAATATTATCTTTTCCCGATTCTGAAAAACTCTCCTATCATATTCGACACGATTACACACCACCTAAGTCAGGAATGGTTGAAGAACCAGATATTAAAAATCTATTTTCTATTTCCTTACTGAAAAAAATGGTTGCAGAAAAATTAATTGGTTTTAAGTTGAACGCTGCGGCTACTAAAAATAGAGGTCAGGCTTTAGAAAAGAAAACTCTTGATTTACTTGGATATCAGGGAAAGGAAACTGATTTACTATATGGTGCTTTTCCAGACATAAGAAATCAATTATTGGAAGTAAAAGTGCAAGACAGCCCCACAGTAGATTTGGGCAAATTTTCTCCTGAGAAGGAAGAAATAATAATAACCGCATTAAATTTAACAACCTTTGATGTGCGTTATTTAATAGCATTAACAAATCCTCAAACCGAAATAATTGAAGGAATTATTCTCTGTCCAGGGGAGAAGTTAGGAGAGATATTTTCATACGTAAGTGCGGAAAGTTATAAATGCCAAAGAGCAATACCAATGTCATTTTTTGAAAAACATTACGGAAAATGTTTATTTAATCCAAAATAA
- a CDS encoding helix-turn-helix transcriptional regulator, translating into MGTAYSQDEKLFLQQIGDRIRVLRTEANLSQEKLAFASYLDRTYIGSVERGERNISTLNLKKIAKALNVKPSDLL; encoded by the coding sequence ATGGGGACAGCGTATTCACAAGACGAAAAGCTTTTTTTGCAACAAATTGGAGATCGTATCCGAGTACTTCGGACCGAAGCAAATCTCTCTCAAGAAAAGCTTGCCTTTGCTAGTTATTTAGATAGAACTTATATAGGATCCGTTGAAAGAGGTGAACGGAATATCTCCACCTTAAACCTCAAAAAGATTGCAAAAGCCCTTAATGTCAAACCGTCTGACCTATTATGA
- a CDS encoding AIPR family protein has translation MAKNDKILIDGIVDDRVEQNVPSDKRDEVFEFFVFEQLLKDYDLSKDEISFGSIDGRNDGGMDGFFIFVNGHLLTDTEKFVWPKSGSILELWIITCKHHDTFKQAPLDNLVASASELFDFSQENDALKGEYSEALLFQRSNFKQAYRKTSAKLSSFKLNFIYASRGNTDEIGESIKARAIQLEQVAKESFGNCMTNFGFFGSTELIELHRKTPNFSLELPFTDNLSSDQTYIVLAKLRDYFNFINDNGKLRRYLFDSNVRDFMGLNRVNEDIRNTLLNDDSPDFWWLNNGVTILATGASVVGKSIQIEDIQIVNGLQTSESIYRYFNGGGLDKSSRSVLVKVIVSNNSVSRDEIIRATNNQTLVELSALHATDKIQRDVEEALKLHDFYYERRTNYYKNQGVPLDRILTPLYVAAGYVSLILKLPEQGTSLKMKFMRNEDSYNKVFSQKTDLQIWYKIAMVLKQCDKFLETKRPNSNGGEHFLKNRRQFLSFLTISNILGDFDFSVNDLVQLDAAVVSFDEFEKCWPLVKKYVPFNHSKAKIGGKGFLALCLELNDDGKIKGYERIAKGRGTIPNNLNAQKSYNKPEYHITDQFIEQVNLLLPSQPWKPGTHKEVASKLQCPVKKIYLAINKLVDLERRFRQKDGIIYDTDGNIIEIDIERVDKNTLKLKD, from the coding sequence ATGGCAAAAAATGACAAAATATTAATTGATGGTATTGTGGACGACCGAGTTGAACAGAATGTTCCATCAGACAAGAGAGATGAAGTATTTGAGTTTTTTGTTTTTGAACAATTGCTCAAAGATTATGACTTATCTAAGGACGAAATTTCCTTTGGAAGCATTGACGGAAGAAATGATGGAGGTATGGATGGTTTTTTTATTTTCGTTAATGGCCACCTTTTAACCGACACTGAAAAATTTGTTTGGCCTAAATCAGGCTCAATTTTAGAATTATGGATTATTACTTGTAAACATCACGATACCTTTAAACAAGCGCCATTAGATAATCTCGTGGCAAGTGCTTCAGAATTGTTTGACTTTTCACAAGAGAATGATGCTCTAAAAGGTGAATACTCAGAAGCATTGCTGTTTCAGCGGAGTAATTTTAAACAAGCCTATAGAAAAACATCTGCTAAATTAAGCTCTTTTAAACTTAATTTTATCTATGCATCAAGAGGAAACACAGATGAAATCGGCGAATCAATTAAGGCAAGAGCTATCCAGTTGGAACAGGTCGCAAAAGAGTCATTTGGAAATTGCATGACAAATTTCGGTTTTTTTGGTTCGACAGAACTGATAGAATTGCACAGAAAAACTCCAAATTTCTCTCTTGAATTACCATTCACTGATAATTTGTCGAGTGATCAAACTTATATTGTTCTAGCAAAGCTCAGAGACTATTTCAATTTCATTAATGACAACGGCAAATTGAGACGTTATCTTTTCGACTCAAATGTCAGAGACTTTATGGGTCTTAATAGAGTTAATGAGGACATCAGGAATACACTACTCAATGACGATTCACCGGATTTCTGGTGGCTTAATAACGGCGTAACAATATTAGCTACTGGTGCTAGCGTGGTAGGTAAATCAATCCAAATTGAGGACATCCAAATCGTAAATGGTTTACAAACTTCCGAGTCTATTTACCGATATTTTAATGGTGGTGGTTTGGACAAAAGTAGTCGTTCAGTTCTTGTAAAAGTAATAGTTTCCAATAATAGCGTCAGTAGGGATGAAATCATTCGAGCAACAAATAATCAGACACTAGTTGAATTGTCAGCATTACATGCTACAGATAAAATTCAACGAGATGTTGAGGAAGCACTAAAACTTCACGACTTTTACTATGAAAGAAGAACAAACTATTATAAAAACCAGGGAGTTCCTTTGGATCGAATTCTTACCCCACTTTATGTTGCGGCAGGCTATGTAAGCTTAATATTAAAGTTGCCAGAGCAAGGAACATCCCTAAAAATGAAGTTTATGCGCAATGAGGATTCGTATAATAAGGTGTTCTCTCAAAAAACGGACTTGCAAATATGGTATAAAATAGCTATGGTTTTAAAACAATGCGACAAGTTTTTAGAGACAAAAAGACCTAATTCAAATGGCGGCGAGCACTTCCTAAAAAACAGAAGACAGTTTCTTAGCTTTCTTACTATTAGTAACATTTTAGGCGATTTTGACTTTTCAGTAAATGATTTAGTACAACTTGATGCAGCTGTAGTGAGTTTTGATGAATTTGAAAAGTGTTGGCCTTTGGTTAAAAAGTATGTTCCATTTAATCATAGTAAAGCTAAAATTGGAGGCAAGGGTTTTTTAGCTCTTTGTCTTGAACTAAATGATGATGGCAAAATAAAAGGCTACGAAAGAATTGCGAAAGGCAGAGGAACCATTCCAAATAATCTGAATGCACAAAAATCATACAATAAACCAGAGTACCATATTACCGACCAATTTATAGAACAAGTTAATTTGTTACTACCTAGCCAACCTTGGAAGCCTGGAACCCATAAAGAAGTTGCAAGTAAACTACAATGTCCAGTGAAGAAAATTTATCTTGCCATAAACAAATTGGTAGACCTTGAAAGAAGATTTAGACAAAAGGATGGAATTATTTATGATACTGATGGTAATATAATTGAAATAGACATTGAACGAGTTGACAAAAACACGTTGAAACTCAAAGATTAA
- a CDS encoding HutD family protein, which translates to MTIIKYSPNKRTPIPWASGTSTEIFIFPADASFASRNFLFRISTATVEADESVFTHFAGITRHLMILQGELELIHEGRYTKHLKPFDQDTFSGEWRTRSKGRVTDFNLMLKQGATGSLTAHHIEHGKTLSLTASGDYYFIYVASGEGNYENNEIVNTGDLLHIPAGTQINLLAYESCSFIEIKVSFEKLKIS; encoded by the coding sequence ATGACTATAATAAAATACTCCCCCAACAAAAGAACCCCAATCCCCTGGGCAAGCGGTACCAGTACCGAAATATTTATATTTCCGGCCGATGCAAGTTTTGCCTCACGCAATTTTTTATTCCGCATCAGCACCGCAACCGTGGAAGCAGACGAATCTGTATTTACCCATTTTGCCGGCATAACCCGTCACCTCATGATACTGCAAGGCGAACTCGAGTTGATCCATGAAGGCAGATATACAAAACATTTAAAACCATTCGACCAGGACACCTTTTCCGGCGAATGGAGAACCCGCAGCAAAGGCAGAGTTACAGATTTTAATCTTATGTTGAAACAGGGCGCAACGGGATCTCTCACAGCGCATCATATTGAACATGGAAAAACATTAAGTCTTACAGCGAGTGGTGATTATTATTTTATTTATGTGGCAAGTGGAGAAGGTAATTATGAGAATAATGAAATAGTAAATACGGGGGATCTGCTGCATATTCCTGCTGGAACGCAAATCAATTTGCTGGCATATGAAAGTTGCAGTTTTATTGAGATTAAAGTATCTTTCGAGAAACTGAAAATTTCCTAA
- a CDS encoding nucleotidyl transferase AbiEii/AbiGii toxin family protein, whose protein sequence is MIKPGEIQQKARAAGVRDQQIEKDYILSWILIGIAQHEQLSKVIVFKGGTVLKKIYFEDYRFSEDLDFTLINDQISNEQIFEWFKETFEYIKVETNISLEITDKNVHKDGGINFYISYIGPLGGQGNNKRVKIDISRNEKLVFVPMMKNVFIGYSDMVEHQLLCYTLEEVLVEKLRSVMQRMEARDFYDIWYLFEHHKMDIGFYLNEFETKCKNKGLNYKDFPKKLAERLPHYKARWQSSLKEQIKDLPSFDQVEREVLRHLKNLK, encoded by the coding sequence ATGATCAAGCCTGGTGAAATACAACAAAAAGCAAGAGCGGCAGGCGTTCGCGACCAGCAGATCGAAAAAGATTATATACTTTCATGGATATTAATTGGCATTGCACAACATGAACAACTTTCAAAAGTTATCGTATTTAAAGGAGGCACTGTTTTAAAAAAAATCTATTTTGAAGATTATAGATTTTCAGAGGATTTGGATTTTACCCTGATAAATGATCAAATATCTAATGAACAAATTTTTGAATGGTTCAAGGAAACCTTTGAATATATTAAAGTAGAGACAAATATTTCACTTGAAATCACTGACAAAAACGTACACAAAGATGGTGGCATTAACTTTTATATAAGCTATATTGGTCCTCTTGGTGGGCAAGGAAATAACAAACGAGTAAAAATTGACATTTCGAGAAACGAAAAGCTTGTTTTTGTACCTATGATGAAAAATGTTTTCATCGGTTATTCCGACATGGTAGAACATCAACTTTTATGTTATACATTGGAAGAAGTATTAGTAGAAAAATTGCGGTCAGTGATGCAAAGAATGGAAGCACGCGATTTTTACGATATCTGGTATTTATTTGAACACCACAAAATGGATATTGGGTTTTATTTAAATGAATTCGAAACAAAGTGTAAAAACAAAGGATTAAATTACAAAGATTTTCCAAAGAAATTAGCAGAACGATTACCACACTATAAAGCACGTTGGCAAAGTTCATTGAAGGAACAAATAAAAGATCTGCCCAGCTTTGATCAAGTGGAAAGAGAAGTGCTAAGGCATTTAAAGAATTTGAAATAA
- a CDS encoding transcriptional regulator yields the protein MKGKFISKQSNGLLSYFNSQNKTCFDYSDATSAMPDAKESTRRELLSDMTKRGLLMRLKAGVYCIIPYEANAENFMPDWHLITGNLIRGDSQYYIGYYSALQIHDLITQPSLKEQIVVSKQIRPSELKIKNVSFQFIYHNDKHFFGAKKIWVDSYHKVLCSDLEKTFIDCLFKPEYAGGIVEVARAIYTSKDKIKYDILFDYAKRFDSQAVIKRLGFLLEMLDIPKYLKQSGKNSEIICDLQKIKTASYVVLDTELPKVGKHNSRWSIQQNLETETIKSAIYT from the coding sequence ATGAAAGGTAAATTTATATCAAAACAATCAAACGGACTTCTATCCTATTTTAATAGTCAGAATAAGACTTGCTTTGATTATAGTGACGCAACCAGCGCAATGCCTGATGCAAAGGAAAGCACGCGGAGAGAGCTGCTAAGCGATATGACAAAGCGTGGACTTCTCATGCGATTGAAAGCCGGAGTTTATTGCATCATACCATACGAAGCAAATGCTGAAAATTTTATGCCCGACTGGCATTTAATTACGGGAAACTTAATCCGCGGAGATTCACAATATTATATTGGTTACTATTCCGCATTACAGATTCATGATCTTATCACGCAACCTTCTTTAAAGGAGCAGATTGTTGTTTCAAAACAGATCCGACCATCAGAATTAAAAATTAAAAATGTTTCCTTTCAATTTATTTATCACAACGACAAACATTTTTTCGGCGCAAAAAAAATATGGGTTGATAGTTACCATAAAGTACTATGTTCTGATTTAGAGAAAACATTTATCGATTGTCTTTTCAAACCTGAATATGCAGGTGGTATAGTGGAAGTAGCAAGAGCAATTTATACTTCAAAAGATAAAATAAAATACGACATCCTTTTTGATTATGCAAAAAGATTCGATTCGCAGGCAGTAATAAAACGTTTAGGATTTTTGTTGGAAATGCTTGATATCCCCAAATACTTAAAGCAGTCGGGCAAGAATTCAGAAATCATTTGTGATTTACAAAAAATAAAAACTGCTTCTTATGTAGTGCTCGATACCGAACTGCCAAAAGTTGGAAAACACAACAGCCGCTGGAGCATTCAGCAAAATTTAGAAACTGAAACGATCAAATCTGCTATTTATACATGA